The following are encoded in a window of Rubellicoccus peritrichatus genomic DNA:
- a CDS encoding succinate dehydrogenase/fumarate reductase iron-sulfur subunit, which translates to MKLHLRVWRQKNNDTPGGFADYDLNDVSEESSFLEMLDILNEELIEKGDMPVAFDHDCREGICGMCSLTIDGNAHGPERATTVCQLHMRSFKDGDTITIEPWRAKAFPVIKDLVVDRTAFDKVIQAGGFITARTGSAPDANEIPIPKPIADKAMDAAACIGCGACVAACPNGSAMLFTSAKSSQLNMLPQGKAEKDTRVIGMVGAMDEAGFGNCTNYGECQSVCPKEINLDFIAKMNRDYAGAKVRRFLNKAG; encoded by the coding sequence ATGAAACTTCATCTAAGAGTCTGGCGACAAAAGAACAACGACACTCCTGGCGGCTTCGCGGATTACGACCTTAACGATGTATCTGAGGAGTCATCGTTTCTTGAGATGCTTGATATTCTCAATGAAGAGTTGATTGAGAAGGGCGACATGCCTGTTGCGTTTGACCATGATTGCCGCGAGGGCATTTGTGGAATGTGCTCGTTGACCATTGATGGCAATGCGCACGGTCCTGAAAGGGCAACCACAGTTTGCCAGCTGCACATGCGTAGTTTCAAGGATGGTGATACGATCACGATTGAACCTTGGCGTGCAAAAGCTTTTCCAGTGATCAAGGATCTGGTAGTTGATCGTACTGCTTTCGACAAAGTCATCCAGGCGGGTGGATTTATCACAGCAAGAACAGGAAGTGCTCCGGATGCCAACGAGATTCCTATTCCAAAGCCGATTGCGGACAAGGCCATGGACGCTGCCGCATGCATTGGTTGCGGTGCCTGTGTGGCGGCTTGTCCAAATGGTTCGGCCATGCTTTTCACATCCGCCAAGTCGAGTCAGCTGAATATGCTTCCCCAAGGCAAGGCTGAGAAGGATACGCGTGTCATTGGAATGGTTGGTGCGATGGATGAAGCCGGTTTCGGCAATTGCACAAACTACGGCGAATGTCAGTCTGTATGCCCTAAGGAAATCAATCTCGACTTTATTGCCAAGATGAACCGCGATTACGCTGGAGCAAAGGTCAGACGTTTCTTGAATAAGGCAGGTTGA
- a CDS encoding fumarate reductase/succinate dehydrogenase flavoprotein subunit, with translation MIDDPNRTNMGSSTDFPWDSKIPEGHVADKWNNHKDHIKLVNPANRRKYHVIIVGSGLAGASAAASLAEMGYHVSCFCYQDSPRRAHSIAAQGGINAAKNYQNDGDSIYRLFYDTVKGGDYRSREANVHRLAEASVNIIDQMVAQGVPFAREYGGLLANRSFGGAQVSRTFYARGQTGQQLLLGAYQQLSRQIGLGQVKMYTRHEMLDLVLVDGHAKGIITRNLTNGKIERWAGDCVVMATGGYGNAYFLSTNAQGCNVTAAFRAYRRGAGFANPCYTQIHPTCIPVHGDQQSKLTLMSESLRNDGRVWAPKDKATAEKIRKGELDPNSLSEDERDYYLERKYPSFGNLAPRDISSRAAKEACDDGRGVASTGLGVYLDFRDAIKRDGHNAIKERYGNLFDMYNRITGDDPYSTPMMIYPAVHYTMGGLWVDYNLESNIEGLFVAGEANFSDHGANRLGASALMQGLADGYFVLPYTLGDYLGRQGIAAAGKVTTEAKEFEAVETQVKERIDKLMSINGKESGRSFHKRLGHIMWEYCGMARHKEGLEKALKLIPELREEFWSNLRLPGEANELNIELERAGRVADFIDFGELMCRDALMRDESCGGHFRTEHESPEGEAVRDDDNFAFVGVWENQGEGKEPKLHKEKLIYEEVKFTTRSYK, from the coding sequence ATGATCGACGATCCAAATCGCACCAACATGGGCAGCAGCACAGATTTTCCCTGGGACTCAAAAATCCCTGAAGGCCATGTGGCCGACAAGTGGAATAACCACAAGGACCACATCAAACTGGTCAATCCGGCCAATCGTCGCAAATACCATGTCATCATTGTTGGCTCTGGTTTGGCAGGTGCTTCGGCCGCAGCATCGCTGGCAGAAATGGGATATCATGTTTCCTGTTTCTGTTATCAGGACAGCCCACGGCGCGCGCACTCGATTGCTGCCCAGGGTGGTATCAATGCAGCCAAGAATTATCAGAATGACGGAGACAGTATTTACCGCCTTTTTTATGATACAGTAAAAGGTGGTGACTATCGCAGTCGGGAAGCGAACGTCCATCGTCTCGCTGAAGCCTCGGTCAATATTATCGACCAGATGGTTGCTCAGGGTGTGCCTTTCGCCCGCGAATACGGTGGCCTCCTTGCCAATCGGTCTTTCGGTGGTGCTCAGGTTTCCAGAACATTTTATGCACGTGGCCAGACGGGACAGCAGTTGCTTCTCGGTGCTTACCAGCAACTGAGCCGTCAGATCGGTCTCGGGCAGGTCAAGATGTACACACGCCATGAGATGCTTGATCTCGTGCTGGTGGACGGTCATGCCAAAGGCATTATCACCCGTAATCTGACCAACGGTAAGATTGAGCGCTGGGCTGGTGATTGTGTGGTTATGGCGACTGGTGGCTATGGCAATGCTTACTTCCTTTCGACCAATGCTCAGGGTTGCAACGTCACTGCGGCTTTCCGTGCTTACAGGCGCGGTGCGGGATTTGCGAATCCTTGCTACACCCAGATTCACCCGACTTGTATTCCGGTTCATGGCGATCAGCAGTCAAAGCTGACTTTGATGTCGGAGTCTTTGCGTAACGATGGTCGCGTTTGGGCGCCAAAGGATAAGGCTACGGCTGAGAAAATTCGTAAGGGTGAGCTGGATCCGAATTCACTTTCCGAAGACGAGCGCGATTACTATCTGGAACGTAAGTATCCGAGCTTTGGCAACCTTGCTCCACGTGATATTTCTTCCCGCGCCGCCAAGGAAGCCTGCGATGATGGCCGCGGTGTTGCTTCGACCGGCCTTGGCGTATATCTGGATTTCCGTGATGCAATTAAACGTGATGGCCACAATGCGATTAAGGAGCGCTATGGCAATCTGTTTGATATGTACAATCGTATCACGGGTGATGATCCTTATTCAACGCCGATGATGATTTATCCAGCGGTTCACTACACAATGGGTGGCCTCTGGGTGGATTATAATCTGGAAAGCAACATCGAGGGGCTATTTGTTGCCGGTGAAGCGAACTTCTCCGACCATGGAGCAAATCGCCTTGGTGCTTCTGCCCTGATGCAGGGCTTGGCTGATGGTTATTTTGTTCTGCCTTATACGCTGGGTGATTACCTTGGCCGTCAGGGGATTGCAGCTGCCGGCAAGGTGACAACTGAAGCGAAGGAATTTGAAGCTGTTGAAACGCAGGTCAAAGAACGCATTGATAAATTGATGTCGATCAACGGCAAGGAAAGCGGACGTAGTTTCCACAAACGCCTTGGTCACATCATGTGGGAGTATTGTGGGATGGCCCGCCACAAGGAAGGCCTTGAAAAAGCACTTAAGCTGATCCCTGAGTTGCGCGAAGAGTTCTGGAGCAATCTCCGTTTGCCTGGTGAAGCGAATGAATTGAATATCGAGCTTGAACGCGCAGGTCGTGTTGCTGACTTCATCGACTTTGGTGAGTTGATGTGCCGTGATGCCTTGATGCGGGATGAGTCCTGTGGAGGTCATTTCCGAACCGAACACGAATCACCGGAAGGTGAGGCAGTTCGCGATGATGACAACTTTGCATTCGTTGGTGTTTGGGAAAATCAGGGCGAAGGCAAGGAACCGAAACTTCATAAAGAAAAGTTAATTTACGAAGAGGTCAAATTTACAACGCGTTCATATAAGTAA
- a CDS encoding succinate dehydrogenase cytochrome b subunit, whose translation MSEARKVVISSLTKKYLMAGSGLFLVLFILGHMLGNLQFFLGPDVINSYAYHLHHLPGHPFSLWAIRLVLLGCLAVHVWMAILLTTENKRARGPDAYAQKHSNVATYAARTMPVTGVVILAFIVLHILQFTTRVVPEDYNKTIGEASIEVAHVQIQAFDVFAMMVDGFSEPLFSIIYIVAVALLCMHLSHGVASMFQSFGFRNEIWRKRLNVIAHGFGWIIFLGFASIPASVMVFGFGKSYLAEMEQKWASQPPLVSTAAVADNKSH comes from the coding sequence ATGAGCGAAGCACGCAAAGTCGTCATTTCCTCGTTGACGAAAAAGTATCTGATGGCCGGAAGTGGCTTGTTTCTGGTGCTTTTTATTCTCGGGCACATGCTTGGCAACCTCCAGTTCTTTCTGGGGCCGGATGTGATTAATTCATACGCCTATCATTTGCATCATCTTCCAGGGCATCCCTTTTCGCTGTGGGCGATCCGTTTGGTGCTGCTGGGATGTTTGGCGGTTCATGTTTGGATGGCGATTCTGCTGACAACAGAGAACAAGCGTGCGCGTGGTCCTGATGCATATGCGCAAAAGCACAGCAATGTTGCCACCTATGCAGCGCGAACTATGCCGGTGACTGGAGTCGTTATTCTGGCTTTTATCGTTCTGCACATTCTCCAGTTTACCACTCGTGTGGTTCCTGAAGACTACAACAAAACAATCGGTGAGGCGTCGATTGAAGTCGCTCATGTGCAGATCCAGGCCTTTGACGTTTTTGCCATGATGGTCGATGGGTTTTCCGAACCTCTTTTTTCTATCATCTACATTGTGGCAGTCGCACTGCTTTGCATGCACTTGAGTCATGGTGTTGCCAGTATGTTTCAGTCCTTCGGGTTTCGAAATGAAATCTGGCGCAAACGGCTCAATGTTATCGCGCATGGCTTCGGCTGGATCATCTTTCTCGGATTTGCCTCTATTCCTGCATCTGTCATGGTCTTCGGTTTCGGTAAAAGCTACCTGGCGGAGATGGAGCAGAAATGGGCTTCACAACCTCCTTTGGTCTCAACTGCGGCAGTCGCAGATAACAAATCACACTAG